One window of Cohnella hashimotonis genomic DNA carries:
- a CDS encoding Gfo/Idh/MocA family protein → MEPRVFSIIGCQHGHIASFIEKMLGMGYRCAGIFEEDGEDRGLAISLSDRFGVPLLGAIDDALAEDVSVVGCAAVNNRKIDVAELCEARGKHIMLDKPAVTNRAGLEQLRGIVGRGRTEVGMMLTQRFHAGVFTLKALIGEGALGRLVSLDMRKPHRLNAGDRPDWFFDHARSGGIIQDLLVHDLDLLRWLTGSEIADMQGYMAKRILPEHPGFYDAAALNARLADGTLAQLYADWHTPARSWTWGDGRIFAVGTAGSAELRLQGDSRSAREPMLLLSSDVEALHPVPLRRPPISLYGDFMNRLRGGAPVLSGEDVLLASAAAVDADERAARIDCA, encoded by the coding sequence ATGGAACCTCGGGTTTTCTCGATCATCGGATGCCAGCACGGGCACATCGCCTCTTTTATCGAAAAGATGCTAGGCATGGGTTATCGCTGCGCGGGTATTTTCGAGGAGGACGGCGAGGACCGGGGCCTCGCGATCTCGCTGTCCGACCGATTCGGCGTACCGCTGCTAGGCGCGATCGACGACGCCTTGGCAGAGGACGTGAGCGTCGTCGGCTGCGCGGCGGTCAACAACCGCAAGATCGACGTCGCCGAGCTGTGCGAGGCGCGGGGCAAGCATATCATGCTCGACAAGCCGGCCGTGACGAACAGGGCGGGTCTCGAGCAGCTGCGGGGCATCGTCGGACGCGGACGGACCGAGGTCGGCATGATGCTCACCCAGCGCTTCCATGCCGGCGTATTTACGCTGAAGGCGCTGATCGGCGAAGGCGCGCTCGGGCGGCTCGTGTCGCTCGACATGCGCAAGCCGCATCGGCTGAACGCGGGCGACCGGCCGGACTGGTTTTTCGATCATGCCCGTTCCGGGGGCATCATTCAAGATTTGCTCGTCCACGACCTGGACCTGCTGCGTTGGCTGACCGGCAGCGAGATCGCCGATATGCAGGGCTATATGGCCAAGCGAATCCTGCCGGAGCATCCGGGCTTTTACGATGCCGCTGCGCTGAACGCGAGGCTGGCGGACGGCACGCTCGCCCAGCTGTACGCCGACTGGCATACGCCCGCCCGCAGCTGGACCTGGGGCGACGGGCGCATCTTCGCCGTCGGCACGGCGGGCAGCGCCGAGCTGCGGCTGCAGGGAGATTCCCGGAGCGCCCGCGAGCCGATGCTGCTGCTGTCGAGCGACGTGGAAGCGCTCCATCCCGTGCCGCTGCGGCGACCGCCGATCAGTCTCTACGGGGACTTTATGAATCGGCTCCGCGGCGGTGCGCCCGTACTGTCGGGAGAGGACGTGCTGCTCGCCTCAGCGGCGGCCGTGGACGCGGACGAACGGGCTGCGCGAATCGACTGCGCCTAG
- a CDS encoding DeoR/GlpR family DNA-binding transcription regulator, translating to MEATSKGEARRAKMLALIKANGRMSIQEITSALQCSEATARRDLDLLERSGPIIRTIGGAVYEGTPAQPATELPFADKRQSQLQEKERIAETAAGLVSEGDVICLTGGTTTFLIARALKARRNITVVTNAVNIACELADAEDVQVVVVGGVMRAKSYELIGPLAEIVADRINITKMFLGVDGVSETHGWTMHAEMEVRIAQILIRRSGEVFPVFDDSKLEKTALFTIMPLAEATGIITNRQPDGWLARACKEHGMAVHVSEQP from the coding sequence ATGGAAGCGACGTCGAAAGGCGAAGCGCGCAGGGCAAAGATGCTGGCGCTCATCAAGGCGAACGGGCGAATGTCCATTCAGGAGATCACAAGCGCCCTGCAGTGCTCGGAGGCGACCGCGAGGCGCGATCTCGACCTGCTGGAGCGGTCGGGCCCGATCATCCGGACGATCGGCGGCGCCGTTTATGAAGGGACGCCGGCGCAGCCGGCAACTGAGCTGCCCTTTGCGGATAAGCGGCAGTCTCAGCTCCAGGAGAAGGAACGCATCGCGGAGACTGCGGCGGGGCTCGTATCCGAGGGAGACGTCATCTGCCTGACGGGCGGGACGACGACGTTCCTTATCGCGCGCGCGCTCAAAGCCCGGCGCAACATCACGGTCGTGACCAACGCGGTGAATATCGCCTGCGAGCTGGCGGACGCGGAGGACGTTCAGGTTGTCGTCGTCGGCGGCGTCATGCGGGCCAAGAGCTACGAGCTGATCGGGCCGCTTGCCGAGATCGTTGCGGACCGCATCAATATAACGAAGATGTTCCTCGGCGTCGACGGCGTCTCGGAGACGCACGGCTGGACGATGCATGCGGAAATGGAAGTCCGGATCGCGCAAATTCTGATCCGGCGTTCGGGCGAGGTGTTCCCGGTATTCGATGACAGCAAGCTCGAAAAAACGGCGCTCTTCACGATCATGCCGCTGGCCGAAGCGACCGGCATCATCACGAACCGTCAGCCGGACGGCTGGCTGGCGCGCGCCTGCAAGGAACATGGAATGGCCGTGCACGTATCGGAACAGCCGTAA
- a CDS encoding 1-phosphofructokinase family hexose kinase, which translates to MIATVTLNAAVDKTYYVSGFAAGAVQRVRRQIAEPGGKGNNVAKVVRLLGGDATATGFLAGSAGAFIEERLAAKGIRTSFVHISGESRTCLNIVDEANGASTELLEEGPAVGEAELAEIKDAVGRLGAQASVVVLSGSLPAGAPADLYAELVGIARSAGARVYLDASGEALALGIGAGPDLIKPNEEELGRLAGLRRLDASQLARTAAKLHSQGVRQVCATRGRQGAVACMDGQLYRVIAPSVSAVNAVGCGDAFVAGMAYADEMGLPPADRLRMAAAAAGAAAMTDRAGELDPEVYERLLGRVAVLTL; encoded by the coding sequence GTGATCGCAACGGTCACTTTGAACGCCGCCGTCGACAAAACCTACTACGTGTCCGGGTTCGCGGCGGGCGCCGTGCAGCGGGTCAGGCGACAGATCGCCGAGCCGGGAGGGAAGGGAAACAACGTCGCCAAAGTCGTGCGGCTGCTCGGCGGCGATGCGACGGCGACCGGTTTTTTGGCGGGAAGCGCAGGCGCCTTCATCGAGGAGCGACTTGCGGCCAAGGGAATCCGGACCTCCTTCGTGCACATATCCGGCGAGTCCCGCACCTGTCTGAACATCGTCGACGAAGCGAACGGCGCGTCGACGGAGCTGCTGGAGGAAGGGCCGGCGGTCGGGGAAGCGGAGCTTGCGGAGATTAAGGACGCCGTCGGCCGGCTCGGCGCTCAGGCGAGCGTCGTTGTCCTGTCCGGCAGCTTGCCCGCCGGCGCGCCGGCGGACCTTTACGCGGAGCTCGTCGGCATCGCGAGATCCGCGGGCGCACGCGTCTATCTGGACGCGAGCGGCGAGGCGTTGGCGCTCGGCATCGGCGCGGGGCCGGACCTGATCAAGCCGAACGAAGAGGAGCTCGGCCGGCTGGCCGGTCTCAGACGTCTCGATGCGTCGCAATTGGCCCGGACGGCGGCGAAGCTGCACAGTCAGGGCGTGCGTCAGGTGTGCGCGACGCGGGGGAGACAGGGCGCTGTCGCCTGCATGGACGGCCAGCTGTATCGCGTCATCGCGCCGAGCGTCAGCGCGGTCAACGCCGTCGGCTGCGGCGATGCGTTCGTGGCGGGCATGGCTTATGCCGACGAGATGGGCCTGCCGCCGGCCGATCGGCTTCGCATGGCTGCGGCGGCTGCCGGGGCGGCGGCCATGACGGACAGGGCGGGCGAGCTCGATCCTGAGGTCTACGAACGGCTGCTGGGCCGGGTGGCGGTGCTGACGCTGTAG
- a CDS encoding class II fructose-bisphosphate aldolase translates to MPLTSTTAVLRHARKNGYAVAAFNVHTLEMMQAVVDAAIESDAPLILQTTVGTVQHLGADYIAAAAQVAASRTRLPIGLHLDHCTDYNVIVRCIRAGYTSVMIDASMHPYEENVERTARVIAVAAAVGVNVEAELGKVGGVEDDIVVDARDALLADPDECVSFVARTGVDTLAPAIGTAHGIYKGDPDIDFDRIARIAGRVDVPLVLHGGSGIPAEQVRRAVALGMAKMNIATELRIAFSNAIKQVFEERPGENDPRKYMVPAKEAVRRLALEKIALCGCAGRGGEAV, encoded by the coding sequence ATGCCTCTAACTTCGACGACGGCGGTGCTGCGGCACGCGAGAAAAAACGGATACGCGGTCGCAGCATTTAATGTCCACACGCTTGAGATGATGCAGGCGGTCGTGGATGCGGCCATCGAGAGCGACGCCCCGCTCATTCTTCAGACGACCGTAGGTACCGTTCAGCACCTGGGCGCCGATTACATTGCCGCCGCCGCGCAGGTGGCCGCGAGCCGCACGCGCCTGCCGATCGGTCTTCACCTCGATCATTGTACCGATTACAACGTCATCGTCAGATGCATCCGGGCGGGCTATACCTCGGTTATGATCGATGCGTCCATGCACCCGTACGAGGAAAACGTGGAGCGCACGGCCCGCGTCATCGCGGTAGCGGCGGCGGTCGGCGTCAATGTAGAAGCGGAGCTCGGCAAGGTGGGCGGCGTGGAGGACGACATCGTCGTCGACGCGCGCGATGCGCTGCTGGCGGACCCGGATGAATGCGTGTCGTTCGTCGCGCGCACGGGCGTCGACACGCTGGCGCCGGCCATCGGCACCGCGCACGGCATCTACAAGGGAGACCCGGATATCGACTTCGACCGGATCGCCCGCATCGCCGGCCGCGTCGACGTCCCGCTGGTGCTGCACGGCGGTTCCGGCATTCCGGCCGAGCAGGTCAGGCGGGCGGTCGCGCTCGGCATGGCTAAGATGAATATCGCCACCGAGCTGCGCATCGCGTTCTCGAACGCCATCAAGCAAGTGTTCGAGGAGCGGCCGGGCGAGAACGATCCCCGCAAGTACATGGTACCGGCGAAGGAAGCCGTCAGGCGTCTGGCACTGGAAAAAATCGCATTGTGCGGCTGCGCCGGGCGGGGCGGTGAGGCGGTGTGA
- a CDS encoding SIS domain-containing protein → MSLTYRETKQQYAALRQTYEYMLSERERIVAFVRSVAPASLTFLGCGSSYCLCESAAFSVRLRAGIAAQAFAGGDMLLGGERYRPALSDTLLVAPSRSGSTTEIVEAVRLLRSAVRVPLLAVSCVANAPLSAEADLSLALPWAFDASVCQTRTVINLYAANLLIAAFLGGDDALIASIDAAIRDGEAFMARAESGIRKASGFDWTQAVVLADGELKGLAAEGAIALTEIAAVQAQSYHLLDVRHGPMVVVGPDTLVIAAVSGDDGGKRHRLNLLRDLKRRGATVIVYADAADAEAEAIADYAAFSGFALDPAAQGIPFLFLPQIAALSRAEHKRIDPDRPDGLVAWVEL, encoded by the coding sequence ATGAGTCTGACTTACCGGGAGACCAAGCAACAATACGCGGCATTGCGCCAAACCTATGAATACATGCTGAGCGAGAGAGAAAGAATCGTAGCGTTCGTAAGAAGCGTCGCGCCTGCTTCGTTAACCTTTCTCGGCTGCGGCTCCAGCTATTGCCTCTGCGAGTCCGCCGCGTTCTCGGTCAGGCTGAGAGCGGGGATCGCGGCGCAGGCATTCGCGGGAGGCGATATGCTGCTTGGCGGGGAGCGCTACCGCCCCGCGTTGTCGGACACGCTGCTGGTCGCGCCGTCCCGGTCGGGCAGCACGACGGAGATCGTCGAGGCCGTGCGGCTGCTGCGAAGCGCGGTACGCGTTCCGCTGCTGGCCGTCTCCTGCGTCGCAAACGCTCCGCTATCGGCCGAAGCCGACCTTTCGCTGGCGCTTCCGTGGGCATTCGACGCCAGCGTCTGCCAGACTCGTACGGTAATCAACCTGTACGCGGCCAATCTGCTGATCGCCGCCTTCCTCGGCGGCGACGATGCGCTGATCGCCTCGATCGACGCGGCGATCCGGGACGGCGAGGCGTTCATGGCAAGGGCCGAGTCGGGCATCCGCAAGGCGTCGGGCTTCGACTGGACCCAGGCGGTCGTGTTGGCCGACGGCGAGCTGAAGGGCCTGGCGGCGGAGGGCGCGATCGCCCTGACCGAGATCGCGGCCGTGCAGGCCCAGTCGTATCACCTGCTCGACGTCCGCCACGGGCCCATGGTCGTCGTCGGGCCGGATACGCTCGTCATCGCCGCGGTATCCGGCGACGACGGCGGCAAAAGGCACCGGCTCAACCTGCTCCGCGACCTGAAGCGACGGGGCGCGACCGTGATCGTTTACGCCGACGCCGCGGACGCGGAGGCGGAAGCGATCGCGGACTACGCCGCGTTCTCCGGCTTCGCGCTGGATCCTGCGGCGCAGGGCATCCCTTTTCTTTTTTTGCCGCAGATCGCCGCGCTCTCCCGCGCGGAGCACAAGCGCATCGATCCCGACCGGCCGGACGGCCTGGTGGCGTGGGTCGAGCTTTGA
- a CDS encoding Gfo/Idh/MocA family protein — translation MTATPLKVGIIGQGRSGRDIHGKLLEQLPAQYRIAAIADSIPERRARAEEEFGCRAYETWEAMVAGEPLDLVVNASPSHQHFPITLELLNKGFNVLCEKPLAKSPEEVDRLIEASKRSGKLLAVFQQSRYHPAFQQIRNVIDSGVLGRIVQVSIEMNGFARRWDWQTLQSNNGGNLMNTGPHPVDQALQLFGTDALPQITCIMDRANTFGDAEDYVKLLMRGPGRPTIDIEISSCCAYPQDSFNIQGTNGGLHGSPEHLEWQYFKPEEAPPQQLVKEPLFNAAGLPAYCNEELTWYSDDWSMSLPEGQSLFGYMTEKLYLMLHRSLTEGAPLEITPEQVRQQMWVMEECRRQNPLIYSA, via the coding sequence ATGACGGCAACCCCTTTGAAAGTCGGCATCATCGGACAGGGCCGCAGCGGCCGCGACATCCATGGCAAGCTGCTTGAACAGCTGCCCGCGCAATACCGCATCGCGGCGATCGCCGATTCCATTCCGGAGCGCAGGGCGCGGGCCGAGGAGGAATTCGGCTGCCGCGCGTACGAGACGTGGGAGGCCATGGTCGCAGGCGAGCCGCTCGATCTCGTCGTCAACGCGTCGCCGAGCCATCAGCATTTTCCGATCACGCTCGAGCTGCTGAACAAAGGCTTTAACGTCCTGTGCGAAAAGCCGCTGGCCAAATCGCCCGAGGAGGTCGACCGGCTCATCGAGGCGTCCAAGCGTTCGGGCAAGCTGCTCGCCGTTTTCCAGCAGTCCAGGTACCACCCGGCCTTCCAGCAAATTCGCAACGTCATCGACTCCGGCGTGCTCGGCCGCATCGTGCAGGTGAGCATCGAGATGAACGGCTTTGCCCGCCGCTGGGACTGGCAGACGCTGCAGAGCAACAACGGCGGCAACCTGATGAACACCGGTCCGCATCCGGTCGACCAGGCGCTCCAGCTGTTCGGCACCGACGCGCTGCCGCAAATTACGTGCATTATGGACAGGGCGAACACGTTCGGGGATGCGGAAGACTATGTGAAGCTTCTCATGAGAGGTCCCGGCCGTCCGACGATCGATATCGAGATCTCGTCCTGCTGCGCGTATCCGCAGGATTCCTTCAATATACAAGGTACGAACGGGGGCCTGCACGGCAGCCCGGAACATCTCGAGTGGCAGTACTTCAAGCCCGAGGAAGCGCCGCCGCAGCAGCTCGTCAAGGAGCCGCTGTTCAATGCGGCGGGGCTGCCCGCCTACTGCAACGAGGAGCTGACATGGTATAGCGACGACTGGTCGATGTCGCTTCCGGAAGGGCAGAGCCTGTTCGGCTACATGACCGAGAAGCTGTACCTGATGCTGCACCGCTCGCTCACGGAGGGCGCGCCGCTAGAGATCACGCCGGAGCAGGTCCGGCAGCAGATGTGGGTCATGGAGGAGTGCAGGCGGCAGAATCCGCTGATTTACAGCGCGTAG
- a CDS encoding AraC family transcriptional regulator translates to MNEDLDMPLFQGRDELNRDFPFKIFSYDSPHLKQSLHMHDYVQIAYVRHGMCNHQMLGKSLTVSQGDLFIITPGTGHSISAVEDRTFELIMADFLPELLEGHLGPMEDTLKRYLTPGLASAPYSWLHVGKQRQPLVLQLLQDMQDEYDHKEVGYEFAIRLSLLKLLMVADREYRAVRRKPGRQTAAAEREPIEEARRYVHDNYSQDIPLEHGAYMANMAPAYFSHMFKQVTGQSFIDYVNEIRIERAKELIRRQSLTVTQIGFQVGYHHLSHFIRTFKKRTGITPTEYKKTFGGTAEPNGERGMNK, encoded by the coding sequence ATGAACGAAGACTTGGATATGCCGCTTTTTCAAGGCCGGGATGAGCTGAACAGGGATTTTCCTTTCAAAATATTCAGTTACGACAGTCCGCATCTCAAGCAGAGCCTCCACATGCACGATTACGTCCAGATTGCCTACGTCCGCCATGGCATGTGCAACCACCAGATGCTCGGCAAGTCGCTGACCGTCAGCCAGGGAGACCTGTTCATCATTACGCCCGGTACCGGACACAGCATCAGCGCGGTTGAGGATCGGACGTTCGAGCTGATCATGGCCGATTTTTTGCCCGAGCTGCTGGAGGGTCATCTGGGGCCGATGGAGGATACGCTTAAGCGATATCTGACGCCTGGCCTTGCCTCCGCGCCATATTCCTGGCTGCATGTCGGCAAGCAAAGGCAGCCGCTCGTCCTGCAGCTGCTCCAGGACATGCAGGACGAGTACGATCACAAGGAGGTCGGCTACGAGTTCGCCATCCGGCTGAGCCTCTTGAAGCTGCTGATGGTAGCGGATCGCGAATACCGCGCCGTACGGCGCAAACCGGGTCGGCAGACCGCCGCTGCCGAACGGGAACCGATCGAAGAGGCCCGGCGGTACGTCCACGACAACTACAGCCAGGATATTCCGCTTGAGCACGGCGCTTATATGGCGAATATGGCGCCGGCTTATTTCAGCCATATGTTCAAGCAGGTGACCGGGCAGTCGTTCATCGACTACGTGAACGAGATTCGGATCGAGCGGGCCAAGGAGCTGATCCGGCGCCAGTCGCTCACCGTTACGCAGATCGGGTTCCAGGTCGGCTACCACCATCTGAGCCACTTTATTCGCACTTTTAAGAAACGCACCGGCATCACGCCTACGGAATACAAAAAAACGTTCGGCGGTACCGCCGAGCCTAACGGGGAAAGAGGGATGAACAAATGA
- a CDS encoding sugar phosphate isomerase/epimerase family protein, which produces MKFAAFSGVFIEHSIQEAMQLTKRLGLDGIEIAVREPHISPSSSMTRVKEVKALSDSLALPIPVLASYIGGFSDADDSQAESYFEEFKRLLEIAGVLGTRMIRVFPGGPNAFKAQDYHYAKAAYWMNLCAEEAHKHQVNVLMEIHNNSLVETVDSSLRLLDLIGRDNVGMIHDAGNMYITDTDYGRESVLRLGRRLMHVHVKDELRIAELGAPGTFADTTRHGRELFLQSRLGEGGADHKPLFDALRETGYSDWVTLECHAPFPAYERLEHDLEAVRRLIATA; this is translated from the coding sequence ATGAAATTCGCGGCATTCAGCGGCGTCTTCATCGAGCACAGCATCCAGGAGGCGATGCAGCTAACGAAGCGGCTGGGCCTGGACGGCATCGAGATCGCGGTACGGGAGCCTCATATCTCCCCATCCAGCAGCATGACGAGGGTCAAAGAGGTCAAGGCGCTTTCCGACAGTCTGGCGCTCCCGATCCCCGTGCTGGCCAGCTATATCGGCGGCTTTTCCGATGCCGACGACAGCCAGGCGGAGAGTTACTTCGAGGAATTCAAGCGGCTGCTCGAGATCGCCGGCGTGCTGGGCACGCGCATGATCCGCGTTTTCCCCGGCGGTCCCAACGCCTTCAAGGCGCAGGACTATCACTATGCCAAAGCAGCCTACTGGATGAACCTGTGCGCCGAGGAAGCGCATAAGCATCAAGTGAACGTCCTCATGGAGATTCACAACAACTCGCTCGTCGAAACGGTGGACAGCAGCCTGCGCCTGCTCGACCTGATCGGGCGCGACAACGTCGGAATGATTCACGATGCCGGCAACATGTACATCACCGACACGGATTACGGCCGGGAATCCGTTCTGCGGCTGGGCCGCCGCCTGATGCACGTCCACGTCAAGGATGAGCTTCGCATCGCGGAGCTCGGCGCGCCGGGCACGTTCGCGGATACGACCCGCCACGGCAGGGAGCTGTTCCTGCAGAGCCGGCTGGGCGAGGGCGGGGCCGACCACAAGCCTTTGTTCGACGCGCTGCGCGAGACGGGCTACTCGGATTGGGTGACGCTGGAGTGCCATGCGCCGTTTCCGGCTTACGAACGTTTGGAGCATGACCTAGAGGCGGTTCGCAGGCTGATCGCAACAGCGTAA
- a CDS encoding N-acetylglucosamine-6-phosphate deacetylase: MILRALHYRTGEPVDIEVQAGRIARIAPAETDRAERDALPYAAPGLVDLQINGFAGHDFNRSPLSTALPGTVARELRREGVTAFYPTVVTNGPETIASQVAAIAEACEQDTDAAACIAGIHLEGPFISPEDGARGAHAREYVRAPDWELFCRWQEAAGGRISIVTLSPEWQGSDAFIRRCADNGVTVSIGHTAATAEQIKEAVAAGARMSTHFGNGAHLMLPRHPNYLWEQLAQDELYSCLIADGFHLPDQVLKVVLKVKGEKAMLVSDAVYLSGMPPGEYETHIGGRVVLTPQGRLHLAEQEGLLAGSAQMLLWGIRQMTERGIASLADAWEMASVRPAGFMKLPAAAGLSVGAPADIVLFRHDGGKLRIEQTCKAGKVVYRYNTNANGR, encoded by the coding sequence ATGATCCTCAGAGCGCTCCACTATCGGACTGGCGAACCTGTAGACATCGAGGTCCAGGCGGGCAGAATCGCCCGGATCGCGCCGGCGGAGACGGATCGAGCCGAACGGGATGCGCTGCCGTACGCAGCGCCGGGCTTGGTCGACCTGCAGATCAACGGGTTCGCAGGGCATGACTTCAACCGGTCGCCGCTGTCTACGGCGCTGCCGGGCACGGTCGCGCGAGAGCTGCGGCGAGAGGGCGTCACCGCCTTTTATCCGACCGTCGTCACAAACGGGCCGGAGACAATCGCTTCCCAGGTTGCGGCTATCGCCGAGGCTTGCGAGCAGGATACGGATGCGGCAGCGTGCATCGCAGGCATCCATCTGGAGGGGCCGTTCATCTCGCCCGAAGACGGCGCGAGGGGCGCCCATGCGCGGGAATACGTCAGGGCGCCCGACTGGGAGCTGTTCTGCAGATGGCAGGAGGCGGCTGGGGGCCGGATCTCGATCGTCACGCTGTCGCCCGAATGGCAGGGCAGCGACGCGTTCATCCGCCGCTGCGCGGATAACGGCGTCACGGTCTCCATCGGTCATACGGCCGCAACGGCGGAGCAGATCAAGGAAGCGGTGGCGGCCGGCGCGCGCATGTCCACGCATTTCGGCAACGGGGCCCATCTGATGCTGCCGCGCCATCCGAATTATCTCTGGGAACAGCTGGCCCAGGACGAATTGTACAGCTGTTTGATCGCGGACGGGTTCCATTTGCCCGACCAGGTGCTGAAGGTCGTCCTCAAGGTAAAGGGCGAGAAGGCGATGCTGGTCAGCGACGCCGTCTATCTGAGCGGCATGCCGCCGGGCGAATACGAGACGCACATCGGAGGACGCGTCGTTCTGACGCCGCAAGGCCGGCTTCATCTGGCCGAGCAGGAGGGGCTGCTTGCCGGATCCGCGCAGATGCTGCTCTGGGGCATCCGGCAGATGACGGAGCGCGGCATCGCGAGCCTGGCCGACGCCTGGGAGATGGCGTCGGTCAGGCCGGCGGGATTCATGAAATTGCCCGCTGCGGCGGGGTTGTCCGTAGGCGCTCCGGCGGATATCGTGCTGTTCCGGCACGACGGCGGCAAGCTGCGTATCGAACAGACCTGCAAGGCGGGCAAAGTCGTATACCGGTACAACACGAATGCAAACGGACGATAA
- a CDS encoding glucosamine-6-phosphate deaminase, with the protein MTSLQQPVKEKKAGDLKIRVYRTRGEMGAAAGADAAVKIKELLRAKGSIRMIFAAAPSQNEMLDALAADPEIDWTRITAFHMDEYLGLPPGAPQAFGRYLQGRLFDRVKPGKVHLIDSSNGAAECDRYAALLAESPIDIVCLGIGENGHIAFNDPPVADFDDPLLVKPVELDEVCRRQQVNDGCFPGMDDVPTHALTLTVPALFSGAHLFCVVPGPTKREAVGRTLGEPISTACPSTILRRHPDCTLYADVDSYGAEER; encoded by the coding sequence ATGACGAGCTTGCAGCAGCCGGTCAAGGAGAAGAAGGCGGGCGATTTGAAAATAAGGGTGTACCGGACCCGCGGCGAAATGGGCGCAGCGGCGGGGGCGGACGCCGCTGTGAAGATCAAAGAGCTGCTTCGTGCAAAGGGAAGCATCCGCATGATTTTCGCGGCAGCCCCTTCGCAGAACGAGATGCTGGATGCGCTTGCGGCCGATCCGGAGATCGATTGGACGCGGATTACCGCTTTTCATATGGACGAATATTTGGGACTGCCGCCGGGCGCTCCCCAAGCTTTCGGCCGCTACTTGCAGGGCAGGCTGTTCGATCGGGTGAAGCCGGGTAAGGTCCATCTGATCGACAGCTCGAACGGCGCGGCGGAGTGCGACCGGTACGCGGCGCTGCTGGCGGAATCGCCGATCGATATCGTCTGCCTCGGCATCGGCGAGAACGGGCATATCGCCTTCAACGATCCGCCGGTCGCCGACTTCGACGATCCGCTGCTGGTCAAACCGGTGGAGCTCGACGAGGTTTGCAGGCGGCAGCAGGTGAACGACGGATGTTTTCCCGGAATGGACGACGTGCCCACCCATGCGCTGACGCTGACGGTACCGGCGTTGTTCTCCGGCGCCCATTTGTTCTGCGTCGTGCCGGGCCCTACGAAAAGGGAGGCTGTCGGCCGGACGCTCGGCGAACCGATCTCGACCGCGTGTCCTTCAACGATTCTGCGGAGGCATCCGGACTGCACGCTGTATGCGGATGTCGATTCGTACGGAGCGGAGGAACGATGA
- a CDS encoding Gfo/Idh/MocA family protein: MAQWRFGIIGCGDVAERHAEAIGQIEDARLVAVSSRTESRARTFAEREGCDWVTDYSDLLRREDIDIVCVTTSSGSHASVGLDVLNAGKHLVVEKPMAMSARDARQMADTARERGLVLSSIAQRRFEANNQLIKRVLDEGALGRLLLAEMTLPFYRSQAYYDSAEWRGTIAQDGGALMNQGIHGLDLLLWFAGDARTVFGKTATLTHRMEAEDLGLAIVQFESGAYGTVMASTSVQPGYPATIALYGEQGTIKLEGSSLVRWSVPGWEQPNWAQEQAYGGVTDPKSIVAEFHQSQLLDVIAAIETGIEPLSSGEDGWRAVRLVEAIYESARRRTEIAIGDRLEEGRAE; encoded by the coding sequence ATGGCGCAATGGAGATTCGGCATAATCGGATGCGGCGACGTCGCGGAGAGACACGCCGAGGCGATCGGTCAGATCGAAGATGCAAGGCTTGTCGCCGTCTCCAGCCGGACCGAGAGCCGGGCAAGAACGTTCGCGGAGCGGGAAGGCTGCGACTGGGTCACCGACTACTCGGACTTGCTGAGGCGCGAAGATATCGATATCGTCTGCGTGACGACTTCAAGCGGCAGTCATGCGTCCGTGGGGCTTGACGTGCTGAACGCCGGCAAGCACCTTGTCGTCGAGAAGCCGATGGCCATGAGCGCGCGCGACGCGCGGCAAATGGCGGATACGGCCCGCGAGCGGGGGCTCGTTCTTTCGTCGATCGCCCAGCGCAGATTCGAGGCGAACAACCAGCTTATCAAGCGGGTGCTTGACGAAGGCGCGCTCGGCCGGCTGCTGCTTGCGGAGATGACACTGCCTTTTTACCGCAGCCAAGCTTACTACGACAGCGCCGAGTGGCGGGGGACGATCGCGCAGGACGGCGGGGCGCTCATGAATCAGGGCATACACGGGCTGGACCTGCTGCTCTGGTTCGCGGGGGATGCGCGCACGGTGTTCGGCAAAACAGCCACGCTTACGCACCGCATGGAGGCCGAGGATCTGGGACTCGCGATTGTGCAGTTCGAGAGCGGCGCCTACGGCACGGTGATGGCTTCGACCAGCGTGCAGCCCGGCTATCCCGCGACGATCGCGCTCTATGGCGAGCAGGGAACGATCAAGCTCGAGGGCAGCTCGCTCGTGCGCTGGAGCGTGCCTGGCTGGGAGCAGCCGAACTGGGCGCAGGAGCAAGCGTACGGCGGCGTGACCGATCCGAAGAGCATCGTCGCCGAATTTCATCAGAGCCAGCTGCTCGACGTCATCGCCGCCATCGAGACGGGAATCGAGCCGCTCAGCTCGGGCGAGGACGGCTGGAGAGCGGTCAGGCTGGTCGAAGCGATCTATGAGAGCGCGAGGCGCCGGACGGAGATTGCGATCGGAGACCGACTAGAGGAGGGACGAGCCGAATGA